One genomic window of Candidatus Kuenenia stuttgartiensis includes the following:
- a CDS encoding ComEA family DNA-binding protein, which translates to MENSQKQPNKSSPVKKQLIIIFFLTTALFAGIAIKAGRDYHWWLPETEIVSVLTPEDIKTKIDINESPWYELLLLPKVGEAKAKAIVAYREKYGRFESLDELSRIDGIGKKIIALLKDCAIAGTGSAHVSDNHE; encoded by the coding sequence ATGGAAAATTCGCAAAAACAGCCAAATAAATCTTCACCTGTAAAAAAACAACTTATTATTATCTTTTTTCTTACAACGGCTTTATTTGCCGGAATTGCAATAAAGGCAGGAAGAGATTACCATTGGTGGTTGCCGGAAACGGAAATCGTAAGCGTTCTTACCCCCGAAGACATAAAAACAAAAATCGATATTAATGAGTCCCCCTGGTATGAATTGTTATTATTGCCAAAAGTAGGAGAGGCAAAGGCAAAAGCAATTGTTGCCTATCGCGAAAAATATGGCAGATTTGAAAGCCTGGATGAATTGAGCCGCATCGACGGCATAGGAAAGAAGATAATAGCGTTATTAAAAGATTGCGCGATAGCAGGTACCGGCAGTGCGCATGTATCAGACAATCATGAATGA
- the uvrB gene encoding excinuclease ABC subunit UvrB, giving the protein MYDFELISPFEPEGDQPEAIRKLVENYRKNVTFQTLLGVTGSGKTFTMANVIAALGKPTLVMTHNKTLAAQLYSEFKDFFPKNAVGYFVSYYDYYQPEAYIPQRDIYIEKEATINQEIDRLRLAATSVLMSRKDVIIVASVSCIYGLGSPAEYQEMYLHLSKGDEVERDTVLKKLISIQYERNDSHFRRGTFRVRGDVIEVFPAYEEFAYRVELFGDEVDKISMIDPLTGNTLQKIKEVSVYPAKHFVMPEEKIERVVQSITAELNDRLKDLRSRDKLLEAQRLEARTRYDIEMLLEIGYCHGIENYSRHISGRAPGEPPYTLFDYFPKDFFLIVDESHVSTPQIAGMYHGDRARKETLVEYGFRLPSALDNRPLRFDEWESRIKQILFVSATPGPYELKKSQNNIVEQIIRPTGLVDPIIYVKPAKTQVNDLITEIKKRTLRKERTLVTTLTKRLAEDLSGYLKEEGIKCMYLHSEINAIERVTILRELRMGTFDVLIGVNLLREGLDLPEVSLVAILDADKEGFLRSETSLIQTIGRTARNVNAEVILYGDEITKSMRRAIDETNRRRAIQSAYNKEHNITPATIQKEIKKGIESDISSHKIVYEAVAESEEEYITQEYLNELEAEMLKAAEELAFERAAELRDKIQQLKKSV; this is encoded by the coding sequence ATGTATGATTTTGAATTAATCTCCCCCTTCGAACCCGAAGGCGACCAGCCGGAGGCAATCCGCAAACTGGTGGAAAATTACAGGAAAAACGTCACATTTCAAACATTGCTTGGTGTTACAGGATCGGGCAAGACATTTACTATGGCAAATGTCATTGCTGCATTAGGAAAACCGACACTGGTTATGACTCACAATAAAACCCTTGCAGCGCAGCTTTACAGCGAATTTAAAGATTTTTTCCCTAAGAATGCGGTGGGGTACTTCGTGAGTTATTACGATTATTATCAACCCGAGGCATATATTCCGCAGCGTGATATTTATATTGAAAAAGAGGCAACGATTAACCAGGAAATTGACCGGTTACGATTGGCGGCGACCAGTGTCCTTATGTCGCGCAAAGACGTAATTATTGTCGCAAGCGTTTCCTGTATATATGGTCTTGGATCCCCGGCAGAATATCAGGAAATGTATCTGCATCTCAGCAAGGGCGATGAAGTAGAACGGGACACTGTTTTGAAAAAACTTATCAGTATTCAATACGAACGGAATGACAGCCATTTTAGACGCGGAACATTCCGGGTACGGGGGGATGTTATCGAAGTGTTTCCCGCCTACGAAGAGTTTGCGTACCGGGTGGAATTGTTCGGGGATGAGGTGGATAAGATTTCCATGATAGACCCTTTAACTGGCAATACATTGCAAAAAATAAAAGAGGTTTCTGTTTATCCTGCAAAGCATTTTGTCATGCCGGAAGAGAAAATAGAACGTGTTGTCCAATCAATTACCGCTGAATTAAATGACCGCCTTAAGGACCTTCGTTCCCGTGATAAGTTGTTGGAGGCGCAGCGTCTGGAAGCGCGGACGCGGTATGATATTGAAATGCTTCTGGAAATAGGGTATTGCCATGGCATTGAAAATTATTCAAGGCACATAAGCGGACGAGCGCCGGGAGAGCCGCCTTATACGCTGTTTGATTATTTCCCGAAAGATTTTTTCCTCATCGTTGACGAGTCCCATGTTTCAACGCCTCAAATTGCCGGCATGTATCATGGGGACAGGGCGCGTAAAGAAACGCTGGTTGAATATGGCTTCCGGTTGCCATCCGCCCTTGATAACCGTCCGCTGAGGTTTGATGAGTGGGAATCAAGGATTAAGCAGATACTTTTTGTTTCAGCAACCCCCGGCCCTTACGAACTGAAAAAATCTCAAAACAATATCGTGGAACAGATTATTCGCCCTACCGGCCTTGTGGATCCGATAATTTACGTAAAACCTGCAAAAACACAGGTCAATGATTTGATAACGGAAATTAAAAAAAGAACTTTGAGAAAAGAACGGACGCTTGTCACCACATTGACAAAACGGCTGGCGGAGGACTTAAGCGGGTATTTAAAGGAAGAGGGGATTAAGTGTATGTATCTGCACTCCGAGATTAATGCCATAGAAAGAGTCACTATTCTCAGGGAGTTGAGAATGGGGACGTTTGATGTATTAATTGGCGTCAATTTGTTACGGGAAGGATTAGACTTACCCGAGGTTTCTTTGGTGGCTATTCTTGATGCGGACAAGGAAGGTTTTCTCCGTTCGGAAACCTCCCTTATACAAACCATTGGCAGGACAGCCCGGAATGTCAACGCTGAGGTGATATTGTATGGGGATGAAATAACAAAATCCATGCGGCGGGCAATTGACGAAACCAACCGGCGCCGGGCAATTCAAAGCGCATATAATAAGGAACATAACATTACTCCCGCTACAATACAAAAGGAAATCAAAAAGGGGATAGAGTCCGATATTTCTTCGCATAAGATAGTCTATGAAGCCGTTGCGGAAAGCGAAGAAGAATACATTACCCAGGAGTACCTTAACGAATTGGAAGCCGAAATGCTGAAAGCCGCCGAGGAATTGGCGTTTGAGAGGGCGGCGGAATTAAGAGACAAGATACAACAGCTTAAAAAAAGTGTGTAG
- a CDS encoding Eco57I restriction-modification methylase domain-containing protein: MNTSIDKTRFKHLIKNYQFKELFNELGWDNVRKKESVVVENETYNLEAVAEKKGFVIFACFPGNHGKMPDYHIRKKIDSAITKLYFEHLIIFSDLSQKHQIWQLVIREQGKPLAVRETHYYIHQEPELLFQKLKGLFFSIDDEEKIRIVDVKSLIQEQFNANAEKVTKRFYDQFKKEHTSFLDFIKGISENVDKDWYASLMLNRLMFIYFIQKKGFLDNDKDYLKNRLKATQEKRGKNRFYSFYRNFLLILFHKGLGSYERTPEITNEIGIVPYLNGGLFDVHHIEQNYDNIEIADEAFEQVFSFFDQYEWHLDTRITATGKDINPDVIGYIFEKYINDRASMGAYYTKEDITDYISKNCVIPYLFDEVKRTYPKALNPDAEIWRFLQTEPDKYLYDAVKHGIVIPVGAKHSLSQPAQHLSAEQRNDSLQPSHTPENASPLPLPPQLPLPSEIAAGLNDVSKRTAWNKPTPPEYGLPTEIWREVVERRKRYAETTQKIENGEIHEINDLITYNLNIRQFAQDVIESTDDPELIRHFYKALTNISILDPTCGSGAFLFAAINILEPLYEACIQRMEAFMTDAKNSTPDKGQKGVSKYKFFQETLAAVKSLEHPSLQYFIYKNIILKNIYGVDIMHEAVEIAKLRLFLKLVATVDVDYKKPNLGLEPLPDIDFNIRSGNTLVGFARLEEVEKAKGRLFSKKEIESIKEQAEMIKMAYENFKNSQVIIDSPAMSGAKKDLEERLRKLNDTLNIYLAQLYKIDIEGKPKDLEKWKASHQPFHWFAEFYETIQEKGGFGVVIGNPPYVEYSKVRKDYTLNNYSVQECGNLFGFVCERSRRIISEKGYFSLIVPISVICTQRMECIQKLSFDSKEVWLSNFAERPSKLFTGAEVLLTIFIISPKKNFESIHTTFFIKWKSEERSILFEKLIYSENSLQAKDYVIPKIGYKIENDILKKLKKRGKILAFDLQREGQHKIFYRIGGGRYWKIFTDFSPNFILNGVKAISSRENYLFFKSESNKKAIISILSSSLFYWYFILTTNCRDLNPSDLKEFPFSVADLKPENLKMLSKLCDELMVDYKNNSQFKEKVSAKTGSITYQEFYPRLSKPIIDEIDKVLAQHYGFTDEELDFIINYDIKYRMGKELDVED, encoded by the coding sequence ATGAATACCTCCATAGACAAAACACGTTTTAAACATCTCATAAAAAACTATCAATTCAAAGAGCTTTTTAATGAACTGGGGTGGGACAATGTACGGAAAAAAGAATCTGTAGTCGTTGAAAACGAAACGTACAATTTGGAGGCCGTGGCAGAAAAAAAAGGCTTTGTGATCTTTGCCTGCTTTCCAGGTAATCATGGCAAGATGCCCGATTATCACATCAGAAAAAAAATAGACAGCGCCATTACCAAACTCTATTTTGAACACCTCATCATCTTTAGCGATCTTTCTCAAAAACACCAAATCTGGCAACTGGTAATCCGTGAACAAGGAAAACCATTGGCTGTAAGGGAGACGCATTACTACATACATCAGGAACCGGAACTATTGTTCCAGAAACTCAAGGGCCTTTTCTTTTCCATAGATGATGAGGAAAAGATCCGCATCGTGGACGTTAAATCCCTCATACAAGAGCAATTCAACGCCAATGCCGAAAAAGTTACAAAGCGTTTTTACGACCAGTTCAAAAAAGAACACACCTCATTTTTAGATTTCATCAAGGGCATCAGCGAAAATGTAGATAAGGATTGGTATGCATCCCTGATGCTGAACCGCCTGATGTTCATCTACTTTATCCAGAAAAAAGGGTTTTTAGATAATGACAAAGACTACCTGAAAAACAGGCTGAAAGCCACACAGGAGAAAAGGGGCAAGAATAGGTTTTACTCATTTTATAGAAACTTCCTGCTCATCCTTTTCCATAAGGGACTGGGTTCGTATGAAAGAACGCCAGAGATCACCAATGAAATCGGCATTGTGCCGTATCTCAACGGCGGCTTGTTTGATGTTCACCACATAGAGCAAAACTATGACAACATTGAGATAGCAGATGAGGCATTTGAGCAGGTATTCAGCTTCTTTGACCAGTATGAATGGCACCTGGATACACGCATTACCGCCACAGGTAAAGACATAAATCCCGATGTAATTGGTTACATATTTGAAAAATACATCAACGACCGGGCATCTATGGGGGCATATTATACCAAAGAGGACATTACGGACTACATCAGTAAAAACTGCGTAATCCCTTACCTGTTCGATGAGGTAAAAAGAACTTATCCCAAAGCGCTAAACCCCGATGCCGAAATATGGAGATTCCTGCAAACAGAACCTGATAAATACCTGTATGATGCTGTAAAACACGGCATCGTTATTCCCGTAGGGGCGAAGCATTCTCTGTCACAACCCGCACAACATTTATCCGCAGAACAGCGGAACGATTCTCTACAACCATCGCACACACCAGAGAATGCTTCGCCCCTACCATTACCACCACAATTACCGTTGCCATCTGAAATTGCTGCCGGACTGAATGACGTTTCCAAACGCACAGCATGGAATAAACCCACCCCGCCGGAATATGGACTTCCCACTGAAATATGGCGTGAGGTGGTTGAACGAAGGAAACGTTATGCAGAGACAACGCAAAAGATTGAAAACGGTGAAATACACGAGATAAACGACCTTATCACATACAACCTTAACATCCGGCAATTTGCTCAGGATGTAATCGAAAGCACTGATGATCCTGAATTAATCAGACACTTTTATAAAGCCTTAACAAACATATCCATACTTGACCCCACCTGCGGTTCAGGCGCTTTCCTTTTTGCCGCAATCAACATCCTTGAACCGTTATACGAGGCATGCATTCAGCGTATGGAGGCATTTATGACAGATGCCAAAAATTCTACTCCTGATAAGGGGCAAAAGGGTGTGTCAAAATACAAATTCTTCCAGGAAACCTTAGCGGCAGTTAAATCACTCGAACACCCCAGTCTCCAATATTTCATTTATAAGAACATCATTTTAAAAAACATCTACGGCGTTGACATCATGCATGAGGCGGTAGAAATTGCCAAGCTGAGGTTATTCCTGAAACTGGTGGCAACGGTGGACGTGGACTATAAAAAGCCGAATCTGGGATTAGAGCCGCTGCCTGATATTGACTTCAATATCCGGTCAGGCAATACGCTTGTGGGCTTTGCAAGACTTGAAGAAGTGGAAAAGGCAAAAGGCCGTCTTTTCTCAAAGAAGGAAATCGAATCGATAAAAGAACAGGCAGAAATGATAAAAATGGCGTACGAGAATTTTAAAAATTCACAGGTGATAATTGACAGTCCCGCAATGAGCGGCGCAAAGAAGGATTTAGAGGAGCGGTTGAGAAAGTTAAATGATACGTTAAATATCTATCTCGCGCAGCTCTATAAAATTGATATAGAGGGGAAACCAAAGGACCTTGAAAAATGGAAGGCCAGCCATCAACCCTTCCACTGGTTTGCGGAATTTTATGAAACCATACAAGAAAAAGGCGGGTTCGGTGTGGTTATTGGCAATCCGCCGTATGTGGAGTATTCAAAAGTAAGAAAAGATTACACCCTAAACAATTATAGTGTTCAGGAATGCGGAAACTTATTTGGCTTTGTTTGTGAAAGGTCAAGAAGAATAATTTCCGAAAAAGGTTATTTTAGCCTTATTGTACCAATAAGTGTTATTTGTACACAACGGATGGAGTGTATACAAAAACTGTCTTTTGATTCAAAAGAAGTTTGGTTGAGCAACTTTGCCGAACGTCCAAGTAAACTATTTACTGGAGCAGAAGTCTTGCTTACAATTTTCATTATTTCACCTAAGAAAAACTTTGAATCAATCCATACGACTTTTTTTATAAAATGGAAGTCCGAAGAGAGATCGATTTTGTTCGAAAAACTCATTTATAGTGAAAATTCATTGCAGGCTAAAGATTACGTAATTCCTAAAATCGGTTACAAAATTGAGAATGATATTTTAAAAAAATTAAAGAAGAGGGGGAAAATATTAGCTTTTGATTTACAAAGAGAAGGGCAACATAAAATTTTCTATCGAATAGGTGGCGGTAGATATTGGAAAATATTTACGGATTTTAGCCCTAATTTCATTTTGAATGGAGTCAAAGCTATCTCAAGTCGAGAAAATTATTTATTTTTTAAGTCAGAGTCTAATAAAAAGGCAATTATTTCAATATTGAGTAGTAGTCTATTTTATTGGTACTTTATTCTTACAACTAATTGTAGAGATTTGAATCCAAGCGACTTAAAAGAATTTCCATTTTCAGTTGCTGATTTAAAACCAGAGAATTTAAAAATGCTTTCGAAGCTTTGTGATGAATTAATGGTTGACTACAAAAATAATAGTCAATTCAAGGAAAAGGTCTCAGCAAAAACAGGAAGCATTACTTATCAAGAATTTTATCCAAGGCTCTCAAAACCCATCATAGACGAAATAGACAAAGTATTAGCCCAACATTACGGTTTCACCGATGAGGAATTAGACTTCATCATCAACTACGACATTAAATACCGTATGGGCAAAGAACTGGACGTAGAGGATTGA
- a CDS encoding DEAD/DEAH box helicase: MDLNELKKEKNAKLLALEYAKLSKNNRDIFHLGSEVAVFEAIIARAYLTKGEVENAVINFISQASCLCDSRRYSEAVKVFRHALSLSTLPDTKQWIEKELTRIPAVTLRANPFQTLAPNIEKNDRLRVPQKEAYYAAKRYFESYSDHAIIQLPVGCGKTGAMSLLPFHVSSGRVLAIAPNLEIRRNLHDNFDYSCGGSFLRRFGVLSNGYGPTCAYLDSEASIHDCDGADIVVTNIQQLTTKSSKKWIKMLAPDFFDMILIDEAHHNVAPTWQEVLNKFPDAKKVSFTATPLRADGKKVEGERIYRFPIAKAIRDGYIKDIASRMLEPQEIYFTYKGENRKVGLNDVLMLREKDWFSKGVALSRECNESIVDASIQSLQELKESGEVHQIIAVACSIDHANSIRALYTERNIRTEIIHSNLPEEEQYKVRNKLQTKSIDAIVQVQMLGEGADYPNLSVAAIFRPYRHLMPYVQFVGRVMRVIKQNAPGHPANRGFVVSHVGLNVDRWWNELKEFDQDDEAFFAELAFGKHEFILHKSSEKDPAPSRKRFRPEMEVIEEAIVHFVQDHFVPEDTRIAVEDLIQTMQMRGIDFEVFGLSREELETKLMQSYLQAQKRGTLSKLQVSPQEARKAARRRLDERVRSAAKQLLNELQLKIGGLDLPKHFPSTTASANLPAAIILINRAVLEYLHVCSRERDLLTENQLKNAHDNMDEIIDKLVSEIRKKMEGN; this comes from the coding sequence ATGGACCTAAATGAACTCAAGAAAGAAAAAAATGCTAAACTCCTTGCCCTTGAGTATGCAAAGCTCAGTAAAAATAATCGCGATATCTTCCACCTAGGTTCTGAAGTTGCGGTATTTGAGGCTATCATAGCCAGAGCATATTTGACTAAAGGTGAAGTGGAAAATGCAGTTATCAATTTCATTAGCCAGGCTAGTTGTCTCTGTGATTCCCGCCGTTATTCTGAAGCAGTAAAGGTATTTAGGCATGCATTATCACTCTCCACTTTACCTGATACCAAACAATGGATTGAGAAAGAGCTAACACGAATTCCTGCAGTAACATTGAGAGCCAACCCTTTTCAAACGCTAGCACCGAATATTGAGAAGAACGATAGGCTTAGGGTACCGCAGAAAGAAGCATATTATGCTGCGAAGAGGTACTTCGAATCTTATTCCGACCATGCGATAATTCAACTTCCAGTTGGGTGTGGTAAAACGGGGGCAATGTCTTTGCTACCCTTTCACGTAAGTTCTGGGCGCGTTTTGGCAATAGCGCCGAATCTTGAAATTAGAAGAAATCTACACGACAATTTTGATTATAGTTGCGGTGGCAGTTTTCTTCGGAGATTTGGTGTTCTCTCAAACGGGTATGGCCCTACCTGTGCCTACCTCGACAGCGAGGCTAGCATACACGACTGCGATGGTGCTGATATCGTAGTTACTAACATTCAGCAGCTTACAACCAAAAGTTCAAAGAAATGGATTAAAATGCTTGCGCCAGATTTCTTTGATATGATACTTATCGATGAGGCACACCATAATGTTGCCCCGACTTGGCAAGAAGTGCTAAACAAGTTTCCCGATGCAAAGAAGGTCAGTTTCACAGCAACACCACTCAGAGCCGATGGGAAGAAGGTTGAGGGAGAAAGAATCTACCGTTTTCCTATCGCGAAAGCGATAAGAGATGGGTACATCAAGGACATTGCCTCTCGTATGCTAGAGCCTCAAGAAATCTATTTTACCTACAAAGGCGAGAACCGAAAAGTTGGGCTAAACGACGTCCTGATGTTACGGGAAAAAGATTGGTTTAGTAAAGGCGTAGCACTGTCTCGTGAATGTAACGAAAGCATTGTTGATGCTTCCATCCAAAGCCTGCAAGAATTGAAAGAAAGTGGGGAAGTGCACCAAATAATAGCCGTTGCATGCTCAATTGACCATGCAAATTCAATTAGGGCTTTATACACCGAGAGGAACATTCGAACAGAAATTATACACAGTAATCTGCCAGAAGAAGAACAATATAAGGTTAGAAATAAGCTACAAACAAAAAGTATTGATGCAATAGTACAAGTCCAAATGCTTGGTGAAGGTGCAGATTATCCAAACTTAAGCGTAGCTGCGATATTCAGGCCTTACAGGCATTTGATGCCATACGTTCAATTCGTGGGTCGTGTAATGCGTGTTATTAAACAAAACGCTCCTGGTCATCCAGCTAATCGTGGTTTTGTTGTTTCTCATGTTGGCCTCAATGTTGACCGGTGGTGGAATGAGTTAAAGGAATTTGACCAAGATGATGAGGCATTCTTTGCAGAACTTGCATTTGGTAAGCATGAGTTCATTCTTCATAAAAGCAGTGAAAAAGACCCTGCTCCAAGTCGCAAACGCTTCAGACCTGAAATGGAGGTAATTGAAGAGGCCATCGTACATTTTGTTCAGGATCATTTTGTACCAGAAGACACCAGAATAGCTGTCGAGGACTTAATTCAGACAATGCAAATGCGAGGGATTGATTTTGAAGTTTTTGGTTTGTCTCGTGAGGAATTAGAGACTAAGCTCATGCAATCATACTTACAAGCACAAAAAAGAGGAACTCTCAGTAAACTTCAGGTGTCCCCACAAGAAGCGAGAAAGGCAGCAAGGCGGCGTCTTGATGAGAGAGTACGTTCTGCAGCAAAGCAACTATTAAATGAACTTCAGTTGAAGATTGGTGGATTAGACCTCCCAAAGCATTTTCCATCAACAACTGCATCTGCTAATCTTCCGGCGGCAATAATTTTAATTAATAGAGCAGTCCTTGAATACTTGCATGTTTGCTCACGGGAACGAGATTTACTCACGGAAAACCAACTCAAAAATGCTCATGACAACATGGATGAAATTATTGATAAACTGGTGTCTGAAATTAGAAAAAAAATGGAAGGTAACTGA
- a CDS encoding TIGR04255 family protein — protein MISNNEHIEKLPNAPLQEVIFEIRWDLNINPDSNREFDEGFAIALGTLATLLKNDFPHIVRKIPDDFPTDLLNYSVIYQFWKGEDIWPVLQLGPGIFTVNDTDKKYCWKDTFFPLILESTNKLFEAYNQKINLNFCSLRYIDAVKLKDYQVTVKDNLLPFIHDSLKIELHNHFDTLGPMEGLNLNQTFGLKDGSALHINVTTGSDKKTHDPTLVWQTAIVKKGRFTRNEMTKWCTHAHEIISPLFKEMTRGKFYDSFTRSVSI, from the coding sequence ATGATATCGAATAACGAACATATCGAAAAACTCCCTAACGCACCCTTACAAGAAGTGATATTTGAAATTCGCTGGGATTTAAATATAAATCCGGACAGCAATCGGGAATTTGATGAGGGTTTTGCTATTGCTTTAGGAACATTGGCCACCTTGCTAAAAAATGATTTTCCTCACATAGTACGTAAAATTCCCGATGATTTTCCAACAGATTTACTAAACTATTCCGTTATCTATCAGTTTTGGAAAGGTGAAGATATTTGGCCCGTACTGCAATTGGGTCCCGGGATTTTTACAGTAAATGATACCGACAAAAAGTATTGTTGGAAGGATACCTTTTTCCCACTGATTTTAGAATCTACCAATAAGCTATTTGAGGCATATAATCAAAAAATAAACCTGAATTTTTGCAGCCTACGCTACATTGATGCTGTAAAATTGAAAGATTATCAAGTAACCGTCAAAGATAATTTATTACCCTTTATACATGATTCACTGAAAATAGAACTGCATAACCATTTTGACACACTCGGTCCGATGGAAGGTCTGAACCTGAATCAAACATTCGGGTTAAAAGATGGGTCTGCTTTGCACATTAACGTAACAACAGGCAGTGATAAAAAAACCCATGATCCCACACTGGTTTGGCAAACAGCAATTGTCAAAAAAGGCAGGTTTACTAGAAATGAAATGACGAAATGGTGCACACATGCACACGAGATTATTTCACCGTTATTTAAAGAAATGACAAGGGGGAAGTTTTATGACAGCTTTACAAGAAGCGTCTCCATATAG
- a CDS encoding DNA-binding protein, with the protein MATTNNNQNDACRGKAFSLPIKPLPGIVMENASPLSQNNINYMGNKQILKDHKIAFLCSRKCPADIILKSYDWAIAQREKGVCVISGFHSKIEKDVLHYLLKGAQPIILALARGLKKRLEPELKDALDKNRLLIATPFDEKVKRVTRETANQRNHLMAELADEIFIAYALPCGNIEKIITDISRTGKTISSFKTG; encoded by the coding sequence ATGGCGACAACAAATAATAATCAAAACGATGCCTGTAGGGGCAAAGCATTTTCCTTGCCCATTAAACCGCTTCCGGGCATTGTCATGGAAAATGCTTCGCCCCTATCACAAAACAATATAAATTATATGGGGAATAAGCAGATACTTAAAGACCACAAAATCGCCTTCTTATGTTCCCGCAAATGCCCGGCTGATATCATCCTCAAATCGTATGACTGGGCAATTGCACAAAGGGAAAAAGGCGTTTGTGTCATATCAGGTTTTCATTCCAAAATAGAGAAAGATGTGTTGCATTACCTGCTCAAAGGCGCACAGCCCATCATCCTTGCACTGGCAAGAGGTCTTAAAAAGAGACTAGAGCCCGAATTAAAGGATGCCCTGGATAAAAACAGACTGTTGATCGCTACACCATTTGATGAAAAGGTTAAACGAGTTACCAGAGAAACGGCCAACCAGAGGAACCACTTAATGGCAGAACTGGCGGATGAAATATTTATCGCCTATGCCTTACCGTGTGGAAATATTGAAAAGATCATTACGGACATTTCACGCACAGGGAAAACAATTTCATCCTTTAAAACTGGATAA